The following proteins are encoded in a genomic region of Scylla paramamosain isolate STU-SP2022 unplaced genomic scaffold, ASM3559412v1 Contig17, whole genome shotgun sequence:
- the LOC135097309 gene encoding uncharacterized protein LOC135097309 produces MEIIESNKGGLKLCYSGYMYTKQWSRGETVRWRCVKRTLSCKGALTTSLQNENPTLLTEHNHDGDESAIEAAKCKSRMKTLAKTTRDKPGQIYAQNALTMRTQAQAHFVSQEHCKRLIRHHQSANQPRDPASLQELVISGEWASTGGPEPQPFLIYDNGQDSNNRIIVFASEQTLRHLAKSDIWMMDGNFAMAPLKFTQLYVIRVPLGNTAVSVVYAFLQHKTQNTYEQLFTAVLEKCAEYHLYPDPRTVMLDFEQATLQAITAILGSEVTIRCCFYHLTQSSWTKIQELGLATVYKENEDIKLFCAMVDSLAFLPLEDVSAGMNYLKHNTPEGMEPFVTYFDQTYVTGTYRRVQRQQDDNEIPRVQLRLIPPRFPPEIWNVHEATIRDESRTNNLCEGWNNRYSRLVGHSHPTIWRAIQWIQADHAVVATQLVLESRGEPPKKRQKRVYKNLQTRMKNLCQDRRDGRKSVEEFLHGAGHNIRWKS; encoded by the exons ATGGAAATTATCGAAAGCAACAAGGGAGGTCTCAAACTGTGTTACAGTGGATACATGTATACCAAGCAGTGGTCAAGAGGTGAAACGGTGCGGTGGAGGTGTGTCAAGCGAACACTTTCATGTAAAGGGGCATTAACAACATCTCTTCAAAATGAAAACCCAACACTTTTAACAGAACACAATCATGATGGTGACGAAAGTGCTATTGAAGCAGCCAAGTGTAAGTCTAGAAtgaaaacattagcaaaaactaCCAGAGATAAACCTGGTCAAATATACGCCCAAAATGCCTTAACCATGAGAACCCAAGCGCAGGCTCATTTCGTATCACAAGAACATTGTAAACGACTGATTCGGCATCACCAAAGCGCCAATCAGCCTCGCGACCCTGCTTCATTACAGGAACTTGTTATCTCGGGAGAATGGGCATCAACAGGTGGACCAGAACCACAACCGTTCCTGATTTATGACAATGGTCAAGACAGTAACAATCGCATTATTGTTTTTGCAAGTGAACAGACCCTACGACATTTAGCAAAATCAGACATCTGGATGATGGATGGAAATTTTGCCATGGCCCCTCTTAAGTTTACACAATTGTATGTAATTCGTGTTCCTCTCGGAAACACTGCTGTCTCCGTTGTTTATGCATTCCTTCAACACAAGACTCAAAACACCTATGAACAACTTTTTACGGCAGTTCTTGAGAAATGTGCAGAGTACCACCTGTATCCAGACCCTAGAACCGTTATGCTTGACTTTGAACAAGCAACTCTACAGGCCATCACGGCAATACTGGGATCGGAAGTTACTATTCGCTGCTGCTTCTACCATCTGACACAGTCATCATGGACAAAAATACAAGAGTTAGGGCTGGCAACTGTGtacaaggaaaatgaggatataAAGTTGTTCTGTGCTATGGTCGACAGTTTAGCTTTCCTTCCCCTAGAGGATGTGTCTGCCGGCATGAATTACctcaaacacaacacaccagaGGGCATGGAGCCTTTCGTCACTTACTTCGATCAGACCTACGTAACGGGAACTTATCGACGAGTCCAAAGACAGCAAGATGACAATGAGATCCCAAGAGTTCAGCTCCGCCTCATTCCTCCACGGTTTCCTCCAGAAATCTGGAATGTGCATGAAGCAACTATTCGAGACGAGTCTCGCACGAACAACTTATGTGAGGGATGGAACAATCGATACAGCAG GTTGGTTGGTCACAGTCACCCAACAATATGGCGGGCAATCCAGTGGATCCAAGCTGACCATGCTGTTGTAGCTACCCAGTTGGTGCTAGAATCTCGTGGCGAGCCTCCCAAGAAACGGCAGAAGAGGGTGTACAAGAATCTACAAACACGAATGAAGAACCTCTGCCAAGATCGCCGTGATGGTCGCAAATCAGTTGAGGAGTTTTTACATGGAGCGGGTCACAACATTCGATGGAAGTCCTAA